A window from Salvia miltiorrhiza cultivar Shanhuang (shh) chromosome 2, IMPLAD_Smil_shh, whole genome shotgun sequence encodes these proteins:
- the LOC131010659 gene encoding antifungal protein ginkbilobin-like protein has protein sequence MAKPITQILASILLLSFCRISTGKPNTVVKSMLCNSSTYTKGYHFTISLAYILGQLESATLLRLGYDLDNISPYRTPFAYDHAACNQTLTSSDCVAYLAAAKTAMLVSCDGRIGAHGELYDCLVRYEQYPFDD, from the coding sequence ATGGCTAAACCCATCACTCAAATTCTCGCATCAATTCTGCTGCTCTCCTTCTGCCGGATCTCCACCGGCAAACCCAACACTGTCGTGAAAAGCATGCTCTGCAACTCCAGCACCTACACCAAAGGCTACCATTTCACCATTAGCTTGGCCTACATCCTTGGCCAATTGGAGAGTGCCACGTTGTTGCGTCTTGGATACGATCTCGACAACATCTCTCCCTACCGAACACCTTTCGCCTACGACCACGCCGCCTGCAACCAAACTCTGACGAGCTCGGACTGCGTCGCCTACCTCGCCGCAGCCAAAACCGCCATGCTTGTTAGTTGCGACGGTCGGATCGGCGCCCACGGTGAGCTCTACGATTGCCTTGTTAGATATGAGCAGTACCCTTTCGATGATTGA